The Desertifilum tharense IPPAS B-1220 DNA segment TTGGTAATTTACCCAAAGAAATAGACCGTCAAGAGCTAGCTGCTGTGTTTGCTGATGCTGGCGATTCGATCTCAACGAAAGTCATTACCGATCGCAAGACCGGAAAATGTCGGGGATTCGGTTTTGTCACCGTCAAGACCGACGAACAAGCCGATGAAATTATTGAGAAGTACAACGGCTATGTCTTTAAAGACAATGCCCTCAAAATTGAGAAAGCATTGCCCCGCGCTAAAGGCAAATCAGACGAAGAAGCACCCGTGGCGAGCAGTGCTGGTAGCAGCGCCACCGCAAGCAGCAGCGGGCGTCGTAAAAACAACAATAACAAGTCTCGCCGTTCTCCCAGTACCAGTACCGAATCGAGCAACAGCGTTCAGCCCGATCCGCGTTGGGCCCAAGAACTGGAAAAGCTTAAGGAAATGCTGGCCGCTCAAGCGACCAATTCCTAAGTTCATTTGGGTATTGTTTTCTCTAATGGGGATGGGTGTAAGGAGCGATAGTTCTCGAAACGCTTCTGCACCTATCCTCAATTTGGGGGGACGTTCCAGCCAGCGAACTTAACTGGCGGAGGAACTGGGCTTTTTATCAATCAGCCGTTCGAGTACCTCTTGGAGGGTGGCTGCCTCAAAAGGCTTTGTCAAATATTCTGTTGCGCCTGCTAATCGACCTTGGACTTTATCAAAGGCGCTGTCTCTGGCTGTGAGCATAATAATGGGTAGATGCTGAAACTGAGGAAGGCTGCGAACCGTTCGACACAGTTCTAAGCCATCAACCCCCGGCATGGTGACATCGAGTAAAACTGCGGATATGGGTTCGTGGTAGATCAGGGATAGAGCATCCACCGCGTTACTCGTCACCAAAACGCGATAGGCATTTTCTAAAGAGCGTTTGATTGACTGTTGAACGATCGCACTGTCGTCAACCGCAAGAATTGTTTTAAAATTGTTTGCACCGGAAACCATCTTTCTCTCCGCCAACCAAGAATAGTTCTGAAATGTGGCTCTTCATATCTAGCTTTTTACCCATTCTCCTGTCTGAAAAAAAGGGCCGACAAGAGAGCGCAACGCAGTCTTCGATCGTTGCCAGAGCGATTTTGCACCACTACAATGACCTCTAGACATTCTCAGAATGCCCAAAATTAGGATAAACTCACAGATCCTTCATAGTTATTCACGGTCAACGTATTTATTTTAGTTTTCTGATTCATCAACAAACGAGCGTTGAGCTAATTCATTATTCTTAATGCAAGTCATTAAATTTTAACACGCTAAGATAGCGAGCCGTATGTTAATTTGGGCACTTTAGACTAGAGGAAATCGCTTCAATCCAATTGGGTTAATCCCGAAAAAGAGAGTGCTGTTGAGTTAGAAAGACCATGAACGGTGGGATCGAAAAGCAACAGGTTCATGACCAATGTGTGACCAGGGGGAGCGATCGCAATGACTATTTTGTTGCCCAGTAATGAGATTCAAAGGCTCAAGATTTTGGCTCAGTATCAAATTTTAGACACCCCTCCAGACACCCGCTTTGACGATCTTGCCTTTTTGGCCGCCCAAGTTTGTCAAGCCCCCATCGCCTTAATTGGCTTTGTCGATCGAGATCGGTTGTGGGTTAAAGCGAAAGTCGGCAACATTAACAACGAACTCGACCGCCAACTCCTCCCTTGGGATGAAATTGTAGCGCAGCAAGGGGTTTGGACAAGCCAGGGACATCCCCCTTTAAAGATGGCTGTGAATGGCACATCTCAAACCCTACCCTTGTATGCTGCCGTACCCATTTTTACCTCAGATGGGTATGCGCTGGGCTTAATGGGGGTGATGGACGATCGCGATCGCCCCCTCAGCCCCAGCCAACAGCAAGCCCTCCAAGCCCTCAGCCGTCAAGTCACCGCATTGCTAGACAGCCATCGAGACACCCTACCCGCATCCGATCGCAATGGT contains these protein-coding regions:
- a CDS encoding RNA-binding protein, whose amino-acid sequence is MSIRLYVGNLPKEIDRQELAAVFADAGDSISTKVITDRKTGKCRGFGFVTVKTDEQADEIIEKYNGYVFKDNALKIEKALPRAKGKSDEEAPVASSAGSSATASSSGRRKNNNNKSRRSPSTSTESSNSVQPDPRWAQELEKLKEMLAAQATNS
- a CDS encoding response regulator; the protein is MVSGANNFKTILAVDDSAIVQQSIKRSLENAYRVLVTSNAVDALSLIYHEPISAVLLDVTMPGVDGLELCRTVRSLPQFQHLPIIMLTARDSAFDKVQGRLAGATEYLTKPFEAATLQEVLERLIDKKPSSSAS